One segment of Tenrec ecaudatus isolate mTenEca1 chromosome 1, mTenEca1.hap1, whole genome shotgun sequence DNA contains the following:
- the TPM4 gene encoding tropomyosin alpha-4 chain isoform X2 has protein sequence MAGLNSLEAVKRKIQALQQQADEAEDRAQGLQRELDGERERREKAEGDVAALNRRIQLVEEELDRAQERLATALQKLEEAEKAADESERGMKVIENRAMKDEEKMEIQEMQLKEAKHIAEEADRKYEEVARKLVILEGELERAEERAEVSELKCGDLEEELKNVTNNLKSLEAASEKYSEKEDKYEEEIKLVSDKLKEAETRAEFAERTVAKLEKTIDDLEEKLAQAKEENVGLHQTLDQTLNELNCI, from the exons ATGGCCGGCCTCAACTCTCTGGAGGCGGTGAAGCGCAAGATCCAGGCCCTGCAGCAGCAGGCGGATGAGGCGGAGGACCGCGCGCAGGGCCTGCAGCGGGAGCTGGACGGCGAACGCGAGCGACGAGAGAAA GCCGAAGGCGATGTGGCAGCTCTCAACCGTCGTATCCAGCTGGTGGAGGAGGAGCTGGACAGGGCCCAGGAACGCCTGGCCACAGCCCTGCAGAAGCTGGAGGAGGCCGAGAAGGCGGCGGATGAGAGTGAGAG AGGCATGAAGGTGATAGAAAACCGGGCCATGAAAGATGAGGAGAAGATGGAGATCCAGGAGATGCAGCTCAAGGAGGCCAAGCACATCGCTGAGGAGGCCGACCGCAAATACGAGGAG GTAGCTCGTAAGCTGGTGATCCTAGAGGGCGAGCTGGAGAGGGCCGAGGAGCGAGCAGAAGTGTCTGAGCT AAAATGCGGCGACCTGGAAGAAGAACTGAAAAATGTCACCAATAATCTGAAATCGCTGGAGGCGGCCTCCGAAAAG TATTCTGAAAAGGAAGATAAATATGAAGAAGAGATCAAACTGGTGTCTGACAAACTGAAAGAG GCGGAGACCCGCGCCGAGTTCGCAGAGAGAACAGTTGCCAAGCTGGAAAAGACCATCGATGACCTGGAAG AAAAACTCGCCCAGGCCAAAGAAGAGAACGTGGGCTTACATCAGACACTGGACCAGACGCTAAATGAACTTAACTGTATATAA